A stretch of the Tannerella serpentiformis genome encodes the following:
- the porT gene encoding type IX secretion/gliding motility protein PorT/SprT, with protein sequence MRKSITLRRMAGLTCLWLMAVMCLQAQRRRPQNQPYVDYKRYHFGFHVGLHTQDLILTNTGVAGADGKTWFAEIPAYTPGFSVGVIGDLFLNPVLSVRLTPTVHFGDKRLTFIDPQTKEQFVTSLRSNYLAIPIDFKYTAMRLNNYRPYMLAGVFTQFDMGRKRGYPMLLRGVDYGVEFGLGCDIYLPYFKLCPELKFCFGLADVLEPDRSDLANPLDRVYSQALSRATSRLIVLTFNFE encoded by the coding sequence ATGAGAAAAAGCATCACACTCAGACGGATGGCGGGCCTAACCTGCCTGTGGCTGATGGCCGTCATGTGCCTCCAGGCGCAGCGTCGACGCCCACAGAATCAGCCGTATGTCGACTATAAGCGTTACCACTTCGGGTTTCACGTCGGGCTGCACACGCAGGATCTGATCCTGACCAACACCGGCGTGGCTGGCGCTGACGGCAAGACGTGGTTCGCTGAGATACCGGCCTACACGCCCGGATTCAGCGTCGGCGTCATCGGCGACCTCTTCCTCAACCCCGTCCTCAGCGTACGCCTCACGCCGACCGTCCACTTTGGTGACAAACGCCTCACCTTCATCGACCCGCAGACCAAGGAGCAGTTCGTCACCTCCCTCCGCTCCAACTATCTGGCCATCCCCATCGACTTCAAATACACCGCCATGCGCCTCAACAACTACCGCCCCTACATGCTGGCGGGCGTCTTCACACAGTTCGACATGGGCCGAAAGCGTGGCTACCCGATGCTGCTGCGGGGCGTAGACTACGGGGTCGAGTTTGGCCTCGGATGCGACATCTACCTGCCCTACTTCAAGCTCTGCCCCGAGCTCAAGTTCTGCTTCGGCCTGGCCGATGTGCTCGAGCCCGACCGTAGCGACCTGGCCAACCCTCTCGACCGCGTTTACAGCCAAGCCCTCTCCCGAGCCACTTCGCGGCTGATCGTGCTGACGTTCAACTTTGAGTAA